GTTCATGTCGGTCAGGCAGAGTTGGGGAGCGTGTTTTTCGAGAAGCGCACGGGCCGCGCCGAGATCTTCCGCTGTGTAGGTGGTGATGCCCATCCGGGTGAGGGTAATCTCCAGAAGTTCCCGGATGTCAGGCTCGTCATCGACGATCAGCGCAGTGTGTGTGGTCATTGTGTGTTATCGGTTCCATGTCGTTATTCAGACGCCCGAATTCCGCCGGCGCCTGGTCAGATCATCCGCCCGGGGTGGGCGAAGGTAATCCGGAAACAGCAGCCGGGCTGGCCGTCGTCCACCAGGGCCAGATGGGCCTGATTAGCCTCGCACAGTTCCCGGGCCAGATAAAGTCCCAGCCCGGTGCCACGCTTGTCTGTGGTGAAAAACGGTTCGAAGACCGAGCTTCGGTTCTCGGCAGCAATGCCGGGTCCCTGGTCACGGATATCGATGAACGCGCGTTCGCCGTCTTCGGTAGCGCCTGCGTGAATGCCTATCTGGCGTTGTCCGGAATGCTGTTCGCTGTAGCGCAGCCCGTTGTCGCAGAGGTTTACCATCACCTGTTCGATTTGGCTCTTGTCGAATCGGGCTGGGGGCAGTTGTGGGTCAATTTTCAGAACAATGTTGGCCGGGCTGTCGCCGTTATCCTGCGTTTGCAGGAAGTCCTCACGAAACTCCTTTAACCAGGGAGCAAGCTCGATCAGCTCGGCGTTGGCGGCCCGGCGGCGGGATAAATCGAGGACGTTCTCGATGATGCCGTTTACCCGCCGGGAATGGCGTCGGATGATCTCCAGCATTTGTCGGTCGCCTGGATCGAGGCTCGGCGACTCCTCCATCAACTGCGCTGCGTGGCTGATGGCCCCGAGCGGATTGCGGATTTCATGGGCGATGCCTGCGGTGAGGCGGCCCAGAGAGGCGAGCTTCATCTGCTGTGCCTGCTGGGTTACCTTGCTCATGTCCTCGATGAAAACAAGAATCTGGTCACCGCGCTCCTGGTCCAGCTGGGTGAAGTTCGCCTGAAGCATGGGGGAGGTGGGTGACGGCTGGAACGGTTCGATACGCCGTCCTGGATCCTTCAGCCAGGTTTCAAGTCCCAGTTTCAAAGGGCGTGGCAACACGGTGGGGTGTTCGCTGAGGCGGTTGGATCGTCTGGCCGCTCCGTAAAGTAATTCTTCTGCCGCGGCATTGGCCAGTCGGATCTGCCCAAAGCGATCCAGTACCAGAATGCCGGTGCGCATGCGCTGGATGATTTGCTGGTTGATCTTTTCCAGCTCAACGATGCTGCGGGCACGGCTGCTGGCAAGTGCTTCGCTGCGCATCATCCTGCGGGAGATGTTCTGCAGCACAAACGCCGCCGCGAAGTAGAGAATCCCGAGGGACCCCGCCCGGACAATGTCATCGGCGGAATCACCCAGAGCCAGTACCGCCCAGCCGGAAATACCCAGAGAACAAATGGCCGCAAGCGCGGCGTAGAAAGTGCCCATGCGGCTCGGCGTCAGGATGTTGCCAGCGGCCACCGAGACAATGACCAGATTGGCCAGGCCGTTGGTGATGCCGGTGCTGGTGAGCAGCAATCCGTGCATGATCAGGATGTCCAGCAGTATGGACAGGGTAATGTGCCGCTGGTTTGGGTGAAAGCCGGCCAGCAGGAGCAGGGCGATGAAGGCGTTAAGGCCAAGATAGGCAGACACGCCAGCCTGGTAGTAGTCCAGAAGGCGAAAGCGCATGTCGAAGTTCACCGGATCGACAAACAGAAGGGCCACCAGCATCAGACTGACCACCAGCCGGTAGTGATTGTAGATCCTGAACAGCTTGGCCTGCTGCAGCCCCGAAGGCGTGGATGGGGTAGGGCTGAGGGTTTCAGCGGAACGGGAAACGGTGTCGGCTGCCATGATCCAGGGGAATCCGTTGTTGGTCGGAGGAAATCCATGCGTCTGCGGGGTTATAATAGCCTTTTAACGGCAATGAGTTACAGGAGCCCCTTTTATGTCCGTTTCCGGAACCAAGGCCACCCTGTCGGCCCCGGCGAAAAAGCTGAAGGTCGTGATGGCGCAGCTGGATTTCCTGGTGGGCGATATTCCAGGCAATACCGCACTGGTCATTGAGGCCACCCGCAGGGCCAGTACCGAACACCAGGCTGACATCGTGGTGTTTCCGGAGCTCTGTCTGACCGGCTACCCGCCGGAGGATCTGCTGTTGCGGCCAAGCCTTGATCTTCGCGTGGCGGAGGCCATCGAACAGCTGCGGGCCGAGAAACTGGAGCCCGCCATGGTCATTGGCGCCCCGCTCAGGGAGGGTGCATTGCTGTACAACGGTGCCGTTGTGATTGAGGGTGGAGAAATCACCGGTCGTTACTTCAAACGCTTCCCACCCAACTACCAGGTGTTTGATGAGAAGCGCTATTTCGCCGAGGGCTCGGAAACCCTCACGATGGAGATTCGTGGCGTTCCGGTTGGTATTACCGTCTGCGAGGATATCTGGAAGGAAGGGCCGGTCGAGGACTGCGCCGCCGCCGGCGCCCGGCTGATCCTGAACCTGAACGCTTCGCCTTACGACATCGACAAGCAGGCCCGGCGCAAGGCGCTACTGGAGGCCAAGTCCCGGGATAACCGGGTGAGCATCGTTTACGTGAATCTGGTGGGTGGTCAGGACGAGCTGGTGTTTGATGGTGGCTCCATGGTGTTTGATCACTCGGGGGTGTTGATGGCAGAAGCCCCCCAGTTCGACGAGGGGCTGTATCCGGTGGAATTCCTGTGCGAACACCACTGCCAGCCGGTTTCCCGGCCCCGGCCTGAGGAACCGTCCCTGGAGGCCAATGTGTATCGGGCGCTGGTGACCGGCGTTCGCGACTATGTGAACAAGAACGGATTCAAGTCCGTGGTGCTGGGGCTGTCCGGTGGCATTGATTCGGCTGTTACTCTGGCGGTGGCGGTCGATGCGCTTGGCAAGGATCGGGTGCGCTCCGTGATGATGCCGTTCCGGTACACCTCCGGCATGAGTCTGGAGGACGCGGAAGCGGAGGCGACAGCACTGGGCGTGCAGTACGACGTATTTTCGATTGAGCCCATGTACGACGCGTTCATGGCCGCGTTGGCGCAGCCATTCGAGGGCACGCGCCCGGACACCACCGAGGAAAACCTCCAGGCTCGTTTGAGGGGTGTTCTGCTCATGTCACTGTCCAATAAATTCGGCTCACTGGTGCTGACAACCGGCAACAAGAGCGAGATGGCGGTGGGCTATTCCACCCTCTACGGCGATATGGCCGGGGGCTTCGATGTGCTGAAGGATGTGCCCAAGACCCTGGTCTTCCGTCTGGCCAAGTACCGCAACTCCCTCTCTCAGGTCATACCCGAGCGGGTCATCACCCGTCCTCCCTCGGCCGAGCTTGCGCCAGACCAGAAGGACGAGGACAGCCTGCCGGGTTACGACGTGCTGGATCAGATCCTGAATCTGTACGTGGAGCGTGATTTCAGTGCCGATGCGATTGTTGCCGAGGGCTTTGACCGGACGGACGTCGAGCGAGTGATTCGTTTGGTGGACATCAACGAATACAAGCGGAGGCAGGCGCCTATCGGCGTGAGAATCACCGAACGAGGCTTCGGCAAGGATCGTCGATACCCGATCACCAACGGCTGGAAAAGCGGCAAATAGCGCCAGGTTGAGGCACAGGCTGCATCAGAGAACAAAAAGGGTCGGATGCGCGCGTATCCGACCCTTTGTTTGTGGTGCAGATCGCGGATTACTCGTCGCCCATCAGGCCGAAGGTCACCACGTTTGTCAGCGAGCGGTTCTCGCCCTCGAGCAAATCGACGTCAAACTCGCCCTCCTCGTTGAACGCCTCGCTGTTCGGGAAATTTGACCTGAGCAGGGCAATCGCGTCCCGGGCACCTTTCTTCAATTCGAGAAACCGGAAGGTCTCGGCCATGATGATGATGGCCTCTTCGGTAACCGGTGAGGAGGGGTAATTCTCGACCACGTACCGGGCCCGGTTGTTGGCTGCGATATAGGCCTGGCGTTTGATGTAGTATCGGGCAGCATGGATCTCAAGCTCCGCCATCCGGTTGCGGACGGCAATCATGCGCTGGCGGGCATCGGCCACGTAGGGGCTTTCAGGGTAGCGGTTGAGCAGTTCCGAGAAGTCCCGGAACGATTGCAACTGTTCGCCGGGATCCCGCGCGGCGACGTCAATCGGGAAGTAGCGGGCGGCGAGGCCAAGGTCGAGATTGTAGGACGCCAGGCCACGCATATACAGGGCATAGTCGGCGTGGTCACTCTGCGGGTTGAGCCTCAGGAAACGGTCTGCCGCGTTACGGGCGCCTTCCAGATCAAGGTTCTGGTAGCGGGCGTAGATCAGGTCCAGCTGGGCCTGCTCCGCATAGCGTCCGAATGGGTAGTAAGTCTCGAGTGCGTCCAGGTTCTCTTCCGCCTCGTTGAAATTTCCGGAATCCATGGCTTCGCGGGCATTCTCGTAATAGGTCTTCTCCGGCAGCACCTCTTCCTGCTTGTTGGACGCGCAGGCACTGACCAGCACCACCAGTGCGGAAAGTAGCAATAAACGAAGACCTGATCTCATTCCGGAATCCCGTATAATGTCGATTGATTCAAGGGCAGCCATTGTAGCGGGGAAGTCGGCCGATGTGCAGAGTTCTGCCCCGCAGACGCAAGAAATCTGACCGAAACGTAACACACCCAGGCCCCGGGGGCTGAATGTCATCTGAAAACAAAATTGTTGCCAGCTTTATAGTACCGCCCGAATTGAGCGACCGGCGTCTCGATCAGGCCGCTGCCGAACTGATGCCGGAACATTCCCGCTCGCGCTTGCAGTCCTGGATCAAGAGCGGTGCGCTGACCGTGAATGGCGAGAGCCGTAAGCCCCGGGACAAGGTCATGCTGGACGATCGGCTGGAACTGGAGGCCGAGCCGGAGGCCCAGGTGAGCTGGCAGGCCGAGGCCATCTCCCTCGACATCGTCTACGAGGATCAACACCTCCTGGTGATCAACAAGCCGGCCGGCCTCGTGGTGCATCCGGCGGCCGGTCACGCCGACGGCACGCTGGTCAACGCACTGCTGAATTACGCGCCGGAAGTGGAGAACCTGCCAAGAGCCGGCATTGTGCACCGGCTTGATAAAGACACCTCGGGTATCATGGTGGTGGCGCGCAGTCTGATAGCTCACACCTCTCTCGTGGATCAGTTGCAGACCCGTACCATGGGCCGGGAATACGAAGCCGTGGTGGTTGGTACCCTGACCGGCGGAGCCACTGTGGATGCGCCCATCGGACGTCATCCCCGCGA
This DNA window, taken from Marinobacter gudaonensis, encodes the following:
- a CDS encoding sensor histidine kinase, with the protein product MAADTVSRSAETLSPTPSTPSGLQQAKLFRIYNHYRLVVSLMLVALLFVDPVNFDMRFRLLDYYQAGVSAYLGLNAFIALLLLAGFHPNQRHITLSILLDILIMHGLLLTSTGITNGLANLVIVSVAAGNILTPSRMGTFYAALAAICSLGISGWAVLALGDSADDIVRAGSLGILYFAAAFVLQNISRRMMRSEALASSRARSIVELEKINQQIIQRMRTGILVLDRFGQIRLANAAAEELLYGAARRSNRLSEHPTVLPRPLKLGLETWLKDPGRRIEPFQPSPTSPMLQANFTQLDQERGDQILVFIEDMSKVTQQAQQMKLASLGRLTAGIAHEIRNPLGAISHAAQLMEESPSLDPGDRQMLEIIRRHSRRVNGIIENVLDLSRRRAANAELIELAPWLKEFREDFLQTQDNGDSPANIVLKIDPQLPPARFDKSQIEQVMVNLCDNGLRYSEQHSGQRQIGIHAGATEDGERAFIDIRDQGPGIAAENRSSVFEPFFTTDKRGTGLGLYLARELCEANQAHLALVDDGQPGCCFRITFAHPGRMI
- a CDS encoding NAD+ synthase, which codes for MSVSGTKATLSAPAKKLKVVMAQLDFLVGDIPGNTALVIEATRRASTEHQADIVVFPELCLTGYPPEDLLLRPSLDLRVAEAIEQLRAEKLEPAMVIGAPLREGALLYNGAVVIEGGEITGRYFKRFPPNYQVFDEKRYFAEGSETLTMEIRGVPVGITVCEDIWKEGPVEDCAAAGARLILNLNASPYDIDKQARRKALLEAKSRDNRVSIVYVNLVGGQDELVFDGGSMVFDHSGVLMAEAPQFDEGLYPVEFLCEHHCQPVSRPRPEEPSLEANVYRALVTGVRDYVNKNGFKSVVLGLSGGIDSAVTLAVAVDALGKDRVRSVMMPFRYTSGMSLEDAEAEATALGVQYDVFSIEPMYDAFMAALAQPFEGTRPDTTEENLQARLRGVLLMSLSNKFGSLVLTTGNKSEMAVGYSTLYGDMAGGFDVLKDVPKTLVFRLAKYRNSLSQVIPERVITRPPSAELAPDQKDEDSLPGYDVLDQILNLYVERDFSADAIVAEGFDRTDVERVIRLVDINEYKRRQAPIGVRITERGFGKDRRYPITNGWKSGK
- a CDS encoding outer membrane protein assembly factor BamD, producing the protein MRSGLRLLLLSALVVLVSACASNKQEEVLPEKTYYENAREAMDSGNFNEAEENLDALETYYPFGRYAEQAQLDLIYARYQNLDLEGARNAADRFLRLNPQSDHADYALYMRGLASYNLDLGLAARYFPIDVAARDPGEQLQSFRDFSELLNRYPESPYVADARQRMIAVRNRMAELEIHAARYYIKRQAYIAANNRARYVVENYPSSPVTEEAIIIMAETFRFLELKKGARDAIALLRSNFPNSEAFNEEGEFDVDLLEGENRSLTNVVTFGLMGDE
- the rluD gene encoding 23S rRNA pseudouridine(1911/1915/1917) synthase RluD, producing MSSENKIVASFIVPPELSDRRLDQAAAELMPEHSRSRLQSWIKSGALTVNGESRKPRDKVMLDDRLELEAEPEAQVSWQAEAISLDIVYEDQHLLVINKPAGLVVHPAAGHADGTLVNALLNYAPEVENLPRAGIVHRLDKDTSGIMVVARSLIAHTSLVDQLQTRTMGREYEAVVVGTLTGGATVDAPIGRHPRERKKMAVVSSGKPAVTHYRLVERFAAHTHIRCKLESGRTHQIRVHMAHVKHPLVGDPLYGGRLRLPKGTTDELRDALSAFHRQALHARKLTLEHPETGEILSWDVPLPDDLIELIEALRKHARELEHREF